The Tessaracoccus timonensis sequence AGGAGCGATTATGACTGCCTTCCGACGTTCTGCCTGGATTCTCGCTGTACTGCTGAGCCCTTGTACATGACCTGGGCACTGCCTCCAGCTCAAGCATCTTCGAATCAACCCGCCACAGTGTGTGCCACTTCGGTGGATCCACTCCCAAATTCAACGGCTACTGTTCAGCGCTGCTGTCTTAATGCGACCAATTACTCACTTTCCGCTAAAGACATACGGATACCCTTCCAGGGTGTTCCCACCTTCAAAAATGACCCAGGCGGCAATATGTCAGTGACAAAAAGCTATTCAGGAACAGCATCGTTTTCGGTCACTGCTGGGGCAGAGAGCGAAGTGGGCGCAGTCTTGGCGAGAGCCAAGGTTTCGATCAGCGGCACCTTGAGCACTTCCAAGAGCACGTCGGCCACCAATACCTACAGTAGAACTATTACCGCAGGAAAATATGGCAATGCCAGGTACGTTTCGTGGGGAAAATCCGTCAGCTACAGAAAGTAGCGCCTTAACCGCGACTGTACGACCACCACGTTGGCGAGAGGAACTATTATTTTCCCTAGCAGCAGCGAAGGTTGGTATTACTGGGAGACCGCGTCATGAAACTGCGAGTGCTCGTCAGCACGATCATGATCGCATGCTTCGCTGGGTGCGCATCACCGACGCCTGCTCCCCCACTACCCTCACCAACGAGCAGCGCAACACCCAGTACACCGACACCCGCTGCGAGTTGGACGTTCCCAAGCCGTGACCCAGCTGCCATCGCTACTGCTGAAGTCACCGAAGAAAGAATAGAGACTCGCGTCGGCCAGGCGACAGCGAATAGCACGTATGTTGTGCACGCCGCTTGCGAAGGCACAAAGAGCATGACATACCGAATCACGGTGGCAAACGTCTTGGAGCTGGAAAGCACATTTGGGTGTGGGAAAGACACCATCACCACGGCGTTCTCGGGCAAGCAAGGGCAGGTAGAAGTAGAGATTATCAACGATGATTCAACGAGCGAAGCAATTCACGGCTTCGCCGATATCCAGCCCCAGCCATAGTCTCTGCCAGGACTCACTTCTGCGGTGGAAGTCACCATCTATTCCGATCAACACGACGGGCTCGCGGCACCTCCCGCCGCGCAGTGCCAGCACGTGCGCTCAGTGGCGACGCTTCGCATTAGGCGGCGAACGGGCAACGTCGTGACCTGCCCCCTCGGTTAGGTCCGGACGTTGTGCGAGTCGTCGGTTTCCGTTTGGTGGGTGCACTGCCGAGCGTAGTCGGCCGGTGCGAGATAGCCCAGCGATGAGTGCCTGCGGTCGTGGTTGTACTCGGTCTTCCAGTCGCTGATCACCACGCGGGCGTGGAGCAGCGAGTAGAAGGTGTTGATGTTGAGGCACTCGTCGCGGATCCTGCTGTTGAACGACTCGATGTAGCCGTTGCGCCACGGTGACCCGGGCGGGATGTAGCTCAGGCCGGTGCGGGTGCCGGCCCAGTGCGCCATGGCCTCACTGATCAGTTCGGGCCCGTTGTCGCAGCGCAGCGTCGCTGGGGCGCCGCGGACAGCGACGAGCGCTTCGAGGTGGCAGGTGAGCTTCGTGGCGGTGATCGAACCGTCGGCCAGGCCTGCGATGCATTCGCGAGTGTGCTCGTCGACGATGGAGCAGATCTTGATCGGCCGGCCGCGTTCGTCGCTGTCGAATTGGAAGTCGACCGCTCACACCAGGTTCGGCGCCGAGGCGGAGGGGGCGCCGGTAGGCGGAGCGCGACAGCCCGGCCAGACGGCACGCCATCCGCTCACTCACCCGCAGTGCCCGGATCAGGTGAGCGACGGCGGTGCGGCGTCTGCCCGGGCCTAGAAGTTTCCCTCCGCCAACTCCTTCAGCGTGGCGTTCTGCTTCTCGAGTTCCTTGAGCCGTTTCGCGTCGTCGGCTTTCAGCCCGCCGTACTGGTTCCGCCACCGGTAGTACGTCTGCTCGGACACGCCGAGCTCGCGACATACCGCCGCGACATCAGCGCCATCAGCGAGCAGCCTGTCAGCCTGCCCGAGCTTACGAACCACCTGCTCCGGCGTGTGACGCTTCCTTCTGTTTGTCATGATCTGACCAGTCTCCCTGCCCCAAGGCCTCGAGCAACAGGACAACTCTCACAATGACTGGACCTACAAAAGGGGGTCAGGCCACCAGAGAATTTCGAACGACCAACCGGCGAGACACCACCGGAGGTCGATGCCCCATCCTCCCCGGTCGACGCCCTGTGGGACCTGCTGCCGTACCTGGTGATCGGGGCCGCTGCGGTCGGCACGACTGTCGCGGGACTGGCCGTCCTGGCGATGGTCCTGGTCACGAGAGCGCGGCGGTGACCCTTCCCTCGCCGCCACCCCACCCTGCTACCGTCCGCTCATGCCCTGCACGCTCCGCCCCGCCCACGAGTCCGATGTATCCGGCCTGGCGGCGCTCGCGGCGGCGACCTTTCCCGACGCCTGCCCGTCGTTCATGCCGCGCAGCGCCATCGACGCGTTCATCGACGAGAACCTGTCCGTCGATGCCTTCCGCATGTACCTGACCGGGCCGACCTGGCAGGTTCGCGTGGCCGAACGGCACGACGGCCACGCGATCGTGGCGTACACGCTGGTGGACCTCGCCCCCACCACGAGCGACACAGTTCTTGCCGCAACGTCCGGCCAGGGCGCGGCGTACCTGTCGAAGATGTATGCGTCCCAAGAGGTGCGGGGCACCGGTGTGGCTCCGGCGCTGTGTCGCGACACCTGCGCTGTCCTCGCTGACCAGGGGCAGCGTTTCGTGTGGCTGGGCACACACAAGGGCAACGGTCGCGCGAACGCTTTCTATGCCCGGCTGGGTTTCGAGGTCATCGGCGAGCGCCGTTTCGTCGTCGGGGGCGTCGAGGCCGAGGACTGGGTGTACTTAGGGCGCGCCTCTACCGCACGTGGATAAGCGACTGGATGGTGGCGCGGAGGAAGGCTCAGGCGCGGAACGTGCAGTCGTGGCCAACCTGACCCGGGAGCGCGCCCGAGAACAGGGGCGTCAGCGCGAGAGCAACCCAGGGCGGTCGCGCCTTCTGCGATCCCGGCATTCCACGTGTTCGGGTTTCTCTTGACCTCCAGCGGACTGGAACTCCTAACCTGTCAGCATGAATGAGCACACGGCGCTCGTGGAGCGCATGGCACAGGACATCGCGGAGGGCCGACGCCCGCCTCCGACCACGGAGGAAATCGAGCAGCACGCGCTCGAACTCCCCGCCCATCGCGACCTCACTATCGGCGAGGCGGCAGCTATGTTCGGGATCCTGCCCACCACCATCCGCTACTACGAGGATGAGGGATTACTACGCGTCGGCCGACGACATAACGGGCACCGCGTATTCGATCGCGCGGCCCTCGGCGACCTGTTGTTCGTGCACGGCATGCGGCTCTCGGGCATGGCTGTCAAGGACATCTCCCGGCTGCGCTCACTGCTCGCAGGCGCCCCGGGGGCCGCCTGCGGGACCACCGCCTCCAGCCTCGACGCGGACCACCGCGAGGCCGCCCGGGCGCTGCTCGATACGCACGCCCGCGAGGTGCGTCTGCAGATCGCGCGCCTCCAGATCGCCCTCGCGGTGACCGAACACAAGACCCAGCACCTGATCGGAGAGACACCATGACCACGACACCCACACCACGCACCCAGCCCTCGTCGGCCCCGCTCCCCACCGCCCGCATCGGCTCCCTCACCGTGGCACGTATGGGGCTGGGGTGCATGGGCATGACCCTGGCCTATGGCCGACGCGACCCCGCCCAGGGCATCGCCACGATTCACCGCGCCCTGGATCGCGGGATCACGCTGCTGGACACAGCCGACATGTATGCCAATGGCCGCAACGAGAAGCTTGTGGGCAGCGCGATCGCGGGCAGGCGCGACGAGGCCGTACTCGCGACCAAAGTCGGCTTCCTGACCGTTCCGGGCATCGGTCTGCCGCGAAGTCTCAACGGCCGCCCTGAGCACATCCGCGCGCGAGCCGAACGCTCGCTACGAAACCTCGGCACGGACCACATCGACCTCTACTACCTGCACCGTGTGGACCCGCAGGTGCCGGTCGAGGAGTCTGTCGGAGCGATGGCGGAGCTCGTCGAGCGCGGACTCGTGCGCGAGATCGGACTCAGCGAGGCGGGGGCCGAGGATCTGCGCCGGGCACACGCGACGCATCCGATCGCGGCACTCGAGACCGAATGGTCGATCCTCACCCGAGACATCGAGTCCGATGCGCTGCCGGTCGCTCGCGAACTCGGCATCACCGTGGTCCCCTATTCCCCCATCAGCCGCGGCATGCTTTCGGGCGACGCCGCGGCGATGACCCCAGGGCTTCTGGATTTCCGGCGTTTCCTGCCGCGCTGGGCACCGAAGAATCGGGAACACAACGCACAGATCGTCGAGCGGATCAGGGCGATCGCCAACGCCCACGGGTCGACGCCCGCGCAGGTGGCGATCTCCTGGGTGCTCGCGCGCGGCGAGGATGTCGTTCCCATCCCGGGCACCAGTAAGCCGCATCGGATCGACGAGAACCTCGGCGCCTTCGACGTCGAGCTCACGGCCGAGGATCTGACCGTGCTCGATGGCCTGACCGCCGCCGGGGCGAGGTATGGGAGGACAGGCGGAGTGTGAGGATGCGCGGCTGCGGCTTTGTGTCGGGAACGTCTGCCACGCGGCACAGGGCGCCGACGCGAATGCGCCAATCAGTCTCTGCCCCCACCAGCTCGCGACAGCCTTGGGGACGTGGCTCGTCCTCAAGGGCCGTGACAGCCTTGAGAACACACGTGCGCTCCGCATTCGGAAGCTTCTTGATCTGCCGAGTCGATGCCCGGGTGAACTCAACCCTGTAGCTCATGCGAGATCGGCAAGAAGCTCCGCGGGGCTCACGCGCGTGCCGTCATCAGCGGCCTTGGCCTCGCGGTACGCCGCGAGAACCTGCGCCATCTCGAGGTCCTCGAGGGCGCATCTGGCCTGTGTACCTGGCTGAGATCCGCGAAACCCTAGCGATTCTGCTCGACGCGTGACGTCAGCCGAGGTCAACCGTCGCTTCTTCGTAGGTGATGCCCGCCTGGGTGACGCATTCGTCGAGGATGCGCATGACTTCGAGGGAGTCGGCCAGCGGCATCGTCGGGCTCTCCGTCGCGCCCTGCTGCACGAGACGCGTGGCCTCCGCGAACTGGTGGGCGTAGCCGCGCCCGACCACCTTGGTTTCGATCACGCGCGGCAGGGTGCCGGAACGGTGCACCGAGATGGTCGTCGGGTGGAAGAAGGGCGGCTCCACCTCGATCCATCCCTTGGTGCCCGAGATGATGAACCGGCCGGGGCCGTGGGCGTCGATGGCGCTGGTGAGCGAGCTGAGCGCGTCGCCTTCGTGGCGCAGCGAAATGCTGGCCGCGGCGTCGACTCCGTTCGAGCAGAGGCGAGTGAGGCAGCGTACGTCTTTGACGTTGCCGAGGAAAAACTGCGCGAGCGAGACGGGGTAGACCGCAAGGTCGAGTATGGAGCCTCCGCCCAGTTCCTTCGCGAAGAGGCGGTCGGCGGGGTCGAACTCGTGGCAGATGCTGAAGTCGCCTTGCACGCCGACGACGTCGCCGATCCGTCCCCAGGCGACGACCTCCTTTGCCGCCTGCATAGCCGGCTGGAAGCGCGTCCACAGGCCCTCCATGAGGAACACGCCCCGGCTGCGTGCGGCCTGCACGAGTTTCTGGGCACCTGCATACGTCGCGGTCATAGCCTTCTCGACGAGCACTGCCTTCCCGCGCTCGATCGCGGCGAGCGCGATGTCCAGGTGCTGCGGGTGGGGCGTGGCGATGTAGACCACGTCGATGTCTTCGTCGTCGAGCAAGCTGCGGTACGAACCGTACGCCTTCTGTAGGCTGAACTCCTGGGCCCACTCGTCGGCGCGCTGCTGCGTGCGCGAGGCCACCGCCGTGAGCTCGGCTCCCGCCACCTCGCGGAAGTCCTTCGCCACGGCCCGCGTGATGCGTCCGGTACCAATGATTCCCCAGCGAATCGTCTCCATGCACCCAGCCTAGTCGCGCCGCGCGCACGGCGGGCCAAGATGACCGTTATCCTCCACGGCTGCAAAAAATCGCGGAAATGCGGGGGTGATTTGCTTCTCGTGGAGGATAACGGTCAACTTGTTCGGCTAGCCCTCTGCCGAAAGCTGCTTCTCGAGAGCCGCCTCACGCAGGATCTCGCGGAACCCGAGCTCCTCGTTCACTCGCAGCATGTGGCGGTTCTCCTCGGCGTTCCACGTGATGATCGCGGTCGCCGTCGGCTCTGCCTCACGCACCTGGAGGATGTTCGCCGCCTTGACGGCCATGCCCAGACGGTGCCCCCGATGCTCGGACAGCACCACCGTGTCCCACTGATCGACGAAGGCATCGGCGTTGCTGCGGTCACGCAGCAGTTCGTTCAGGGCGACGAGCTGCCCCGTCGGGATGTGCCGAACAGCAGACCGGTAGAACCTGTTGCTAATGAGGTTTCGTTCGTCGCGCTCGCGGATTCGCTTGGCCGTCCACGTCGTAGGCGTCACGGTGAGGCCACCGCTCGGCACGTCGCGGCTCATGCGTTCAGTGAGCTGGGCCAGATCAGGCAGCAGGGCGTCGTCGGCTAGGCCGCTCCACGTGATCACCTCGTACTCGTCGCCGGCCGCAGACTGGGCCTGCGCGAGCGCATCACGTGGGTCGACCAGCGGCGCTGCGAAGTCGTAGCGGCTGACGCGTTCTACTTGCCCGAGCTCGAAACCGTCGCTGAGGGCCATTCGAATCCCTGGGTGATCCGCATCCACTGCGCCCACGCCGTGGGCGGGGCTGAGCGTCGCACCCCCAGCGGGCGGGGCCGCCGTGAGCCAACAAGTCAGACGGGAGAGCCCCAAGGAGTGGGCTTGGGCATTGATGGCAGCGAGCAACCCTTTCCCTGCACCCTGCCTACGATGTTCCGGCGCTACGTAGATGGTGAGATCTCCGACTTCGGGCTCATCGACGGTGTTGATGGCGAGATTGCCGTAGCCAGCTGCGACGCCGTCGAGTTCAGCGAGCCAACAGTACCGTTGGATCTCGGTATTGGCGCGCGCAGATGCGAGGTTGGCTTCGACGTCGACATCCCACTGTGGCCCACCGATCAGCTCATGGTTGTACCTGGAGAACAACTGCATGCGAGCCTGATGATCGGGGTCGAGATGCGTGGCGGGAATGGGGTTGATGGAACGAATAGTGAGCATGAAAATTCCTTGGGTGAGAAGTTGTGGGGTCGCTGGCCTCGCCCGAGCAGGGCTCGAGGGCGGGGCGAAATGCTCACTTGCGCATGCGGCAATGGTGGCAGAGCGCCAACCCGCTGGTCAAGTCCTCGAAACGTGACCGTTATCCTCCACGCCTGCGGAAAATCGCGGAATCGCGGGGGTCATTGGCAACTCGAGGAGGATAACGGTCAACTTTCTGCCTAGCTCTTCACCGAAAGCCGCTTCTCGAACCCGCCTCGTCGCAAGATTTCACGGAACCCAAGCTGCTCGTTCACCCGCAACATGTGGCGATTCTCCTCAGCATTCCACGTGAGAATGCTGCACGTTGCTAGCTCCTCCGTGGGCAGCTGCACCAGATTGGCGGCCTTGACCAGCAGCCCGAGACGTCGGCCGCGATGCGCGGGCAGCACGATGGTGTTCCACTGCTCCCACAACGC is a genomic window containing:
- a CDS encoding GNAT family N-acetyltransferase, translated to MPCTLRPAHESDVSGLAALAAATFPDACPSFMPRSAIDAFIDENLSVDAFRMYLTGPTWQVRVAERHDGHAIVAYTLVDLAPTTSDTVLAATSGQGAAYLSKMYASQEVRGTGVAPALCRDTCAVLADQGQRFVWLGTHKGNGRANAFYARLGFEVIGERRFVVGGVEAEDWVYLGRASTARG
- a CDS encoding GNAT family N-acetyltransferase, with translation MLTIRSINPIPATHLDPDHQARMQLFSRYNHELIGGPQWDVDVEANLASARANTEIQRYCWLAELDGVAAGYGNLAINTVDEPEVGDLTIYVAPEHRRQGAGKGLLAAINAQAHSLGLSRLTCWLTAAPPAGGATLSPAHGVGAVDADHPGIRMALSDGFELGQVERVSRYDFAAPLVDPRDALAQAQSAAGDEYEVITWSGLADDALLPDLAQLTERMSRDVPSGGLTVTPTTWTAKRIRERDERNLISNRFYRSAVRHIPTGQLVALNELLRDRSNADAFVDQWDTVVLSEHRGHRLGMAVKAANILQVREAEPTATAIITWNAEENRHMLRVNEELGFREILREAALEKQLSAEG
- a CDS encoding MerR family transcriptional regulator; the encoded protein is MNEHTALVERMAQDIAEGRRPPPTTEEIEQHALELPAHRDLTIGEAAAMFGILPTTIRYYEDEGLLRVGRRHNGHRVFDRAALGDLLFVHGMRLSGMAVKDISRLRSLLAGAPGAACGTTASSLDADHREAARALLDTHAREVRLQIARLQIALAVTEHKTQHLIGETP
- a CDS encoding aldo/keto reductase — encoded protein: MGLGCMGMTLAYGRRDPAQGIATIHRALDRGITLLDTADMYANGRNEKLVGSAIAGRRDEAVLATKVGFLTVPGIGLPRSLNGRPEHIRARAERSLRNLGTDHIDLYYLHRVDPQVPVEESVGAMAELVERGLVREIGLSEAGAEDLRRAHATHPIAALETEWSILTRDIESDALPVARELGITVVPYSPISRGMLSGDAAAMTPGLLDFRRFLPRWAPKNREHNAQIVERIRAIANAHGSTPAQVAISWVLARGEDVVPIPGTSKPHRIDENLGAFDVELTAEDLTVLDGLTAAGARYGRTGGV
- a CDS encoding Gfo/Idh/MocA family protein, with the protein product METIRWGIIGTGRITRAVAKDFREVAGAELTAVASRTQQRADEWAQEFSLQKAYGSYRSLLDDEDIDVVYIATPHPQHLDIALAAIERGKAVLVEKAMTATYAGAQKLVQAARSRGVFLMEGLWTRFQPAMQAAKEVVAWGRIGDVVGVQGDFSICHEFDPADRLFAKELGGGSILDLAVYPVSLAQFFLGNVKDVRCLTRLCSNGVDAAASISLRHEGDALSSLTSAIDAHGPGRFIISGTKGWIEVEPPFFHPTTISVHRSGTLPRVIETKVVGRGYAHQFAEATRLVQQGATESPTMPLADSLEVMRILDECVTQAGITYEEATVDLG